In a genomic window of Streptomyces sp. NBC_01231:
- the ileS gene encoding isoleucine--tRNA ligase has product MTTPTYRQVPAQVDLPALEHAVLDFWREQKIFAKTLDQSEGRPEWVFYEGPPTANGMPGAHHIEARVFKDVFPRFRTMRGYHVARKAGWDCHGLPVELAVEKELGFSGKQDIEAYGIAEFNAKCRESVTRHTDAFAELTTRMGYWTDLDGAYRTMDPAYIESVWWSLKEIFDKGLLVQDHRVAPWCPRCGTGLSDHELAQGYETVVDPSVYVRFPLTSGPLAGEASLLVWTTTPWTLVSNTAVAAHPEVTYVVATKSTEGTEGTEKLVVAEPLVGKALGEGWETTGQTFTGAEMERWTYQRPFELVEFPEPAHYVVNAEYVTTEDGTGLVHQSPAFGEDDLKVCRAYGLPVVNPVRPDGTFEEDVPLVGGVFFKKADERLTEDLQQRGLLFKHIPYEHSYPHCWRCHTALLYYAQPSWYIRTTAIKDRLLQENANTNWFPDTVKDGRYGDWLNNNIDWALSRNRYWGTPLPIWRCEDDHLTVAGSRAELTELTGTDQSNLDPHRPYIDDVTFACPQCEKTATRVPEVIDAWYDSGSMPFAQWGYPHKNKELFEARYPAQFISEAIDQTRGWFYTLMAVGTLVFDKSSYENVVCLGHILAEDGRKMSKHLGNTLEPIPLMDQHGADAVRWFMAAGGSPWAARRVGHGTIQEVVRKTLLTYWNTVAFQALYARTSDWAPSEADPAPADRPLLDRWLLSELHALTDQVTQSLEAYDTQRAGKLLSAFVDDLSNWYVRRSRRRFWQGDKAALRTLHEVVETVTRLMAPLTPFITERVWQDLVVPVTPGASESVHLTSWPEADLTAIDPELSQQMLLVRRLVELGRATRAESGVKTRQPLRRALIAATGFDALNPQLHTQITEELNVEALASLSEVGGSLVDTTAKANFRALGKRFGKRVQDVAKAIANADAAALSLALRAGTASVEVDGETVTLAPDEVIITETPREGWSVASDSGATVALDLEITEELRQAGLARDAIRLIQEARKNSGLDVADRIALRWTATDPAVIAALTEHAGLIADEVLGTDFAQGEADDTYGAPFTDEGLTLTFRLRKA; this is encoded by the coding sequence ATGACAACGCCGACGTACCGCCAGGTGCCCGCCCAGGTCGACCTGCCCGCGCTCGAGCACGCGGTGCTCGACTTCTGGCGCGAGCAGAAGATCTTCGCCAAGACCCTGGACCAGTCCGAGGGCCGCCCCGAGTGGGTCTTCTACGAGGGCCCGCCCACCGCCAACGGCATGCCGGGCGCCCACCACATCGAGGCACGCGTCTTCAAGGACGTCTTCCCCCGCTTCCGCACCATGCGCGGCTACCACGTGGCCCGCAAGGCCGGCTGGGACTGCCACGGTCTGCCCGTCGAGCTGGCGGTGGAGAAGGAGCTCGGCTTCAGCGGCAAGCAGGACATCGAGGCGTACGGCATCGCCGAGTTCAACGCCAAGTGCCGCGAGTCCGTGACCCGCCACACCGACGCGTTCGCCGAGCTGACGACCCGCATGGGGTACTGGACCGACCTCGACGGCGCCTACCGCACGATGGACCCGGCGTACATCGAGTCGGTGTGGTGGTCGCTCAAGGAGATCTTCGACAAGGGCCTGCTGGTCCAGGACCACCGCGTCGCCCCCTGGTGCCCGCGCTGCGGCACCGGCCTGTCGGACCACGAGCTGGCGCAGGGCTACGAGACGGTCGTGGACCCGTCCGTGTACGTCCGCTTCCCGCTCACCTCCGGCCCGCTCGCCGGCGAGGCCTCGCTCCTGGTCTGGACGACGACCCCCTGGACGCTGGTGTCCAACACGGCGGTCGCCGCGCACCCCGAGGTCACCTACGTGGTCGCGACGAAGAGCACAGAGGGCACAGAGGGCACGGAGAAGCTGGTCGTCGCCGAGCCGCTCGTCGGCAAGGCGCTCGGCGAGGGCTGGGAGACCACCGGCCAGACCTTCACCGGCGCCGAGATGGAGCGCTGGACGTATCAACGCCCGTTCGAGCTCGTGGAGTTCCCGGAGCCCGCGCACTACGTGGTGAACGCCGAGTACGTCACGACCGAGGACGGTACCGGCCTGGTCCACCAGTCCCCCGCCTTCGGTGAGGACGACCTCAAGGTCTGCCGCGCCTACGGCCTGCCGGTCGTGAACCCGGTCCGCCCGGACGGCACCTTCGAGGAGGACGTCCCCCTGGTCGGCGGCGTCTTCTTCAAGAAGGCGGACGAACGGCTCACCGAGGACCTCCAGCAGCGCGGGCTCCTCTTCAAGCACATCCCGTACGAGCACAGCTACCCGCACTGCTGGCGCTGCCACACCGCGCTCCTCTACTACGCGCAGCCGTCCTGGTACATCCGCACCACCGCCATCAAGGACCGTCTCCTCCAGGAGAACGCGAACACCAACTGGTTCCCGGACACGGTCAAGGACGGCCGGTACGGCGACTGGCTGAACAACAACATCGACTGGGCGCTGTCCCGCAACCGCTACTGGGGCACCCCGCTGCCGATCTGGCGCTGCGAGGACGACCACCTCACCGTCGCCGGCTCCCGCGCGGAACTCACCGAGCTGACGGGCACCGACCAGTCGAACCTCGACCCGCACCGCCCGTACATCGACGACGTCACCTTCGCCTGCCCGCAGTGCGAGAAGACCGCCACGCGCGTGCCGGAGGTCATCGACGCCTGGTACGACTCGGGTTCGATGCCGTTCGCGCAGTGGGGCTACCCGCACAAGAACAAGGAACTGTTCGAGGCGCGCTACCCGGCGCAGTTCATCAGCGAGGCCATCGACCAGACCCGCGGCTGGTTCTACACGCTGATGGCTGTCGGCACGCTGGTCTTCGACAAGTCGTCGTACGAGAACGTGGTCTGTCTGGGCCACATCCTCGCCGAGGACGGGCGCAAGATGTCCAAGCACCTGGGCAACACCCTTGAGCCGATCCCGCTGATGGACCAGCACGGCGCGGACGCGGTCCGCTGGTTCATGGCGGCCGGCGGCTCCCCGTGGGCGGCCCGCCGCGTCGGCCACGGCACGATCCAGGAGGTCGTCCGCAAGACCCTCCTGACGTACTGGAACACGGTCGCCTTCCAGGCCCTGTACGCGCGCACGTCCGACTGGGCGCCCAGCGAGGCGGACCCGGCCCCGGCGGACCGCCCGCTGCTGGACCGCTGGCTGCTGTCCGAGCTGCACGCCCTCACCGACCAGGTCACCCAGTCCCTGGAGGCCTACGACACCCAGCGCGCCGGCAAGCTCCTCTCGGCGTTCGTCGACGACCTGTCCAACTGGTACGTACGCCGCTCCCGTCGCCGCTTCTGGCAGGGCGACAAGGCCGCGCTGCGCACGCTGCACGAGGTCGTGGAGACGGTCACCAGGCTGATGGCCCCGCTGACTCCGTTCATCACCGAGCGGGTCTGGCAGGACCTGGTGGTCCCGGTCACCCCGGGCGCCTCGGAGTCGGTGCATCTGACGTCATGGCCGGAGGCGGACCTGACGGCGATCGACCCGGAGCTGTCCCAGCAGATGCTCCTGGTGCGGCGCCTGGTGGAGCTCGGCCGTGCCACCCGCGCGGAGTCGGGCGTGAAGACGCGTCAGCCGCTGAGGCGGGCGCTGATCGCGGCGACGGGCTTCGACGCTCTGAACCCGCAGCTGCACACGCAGATCACCGAGGAGCTGAACGTCGAGGCGCTGGCGTCCCTGAGCGAGGTCGGCGGCAGCCTGGTCGACACCACGGCCAAGGCCAACTTCCGCGCCCTGGGCAAGCGGTTCGGCAAGCGCGTCCAGGACGTGGCGAAGGCCATCGCGAACGCGGACGCGGCGGCACTGTCGCTGGCGCTGCGCGCGGGCACGGCGTCGGTGGAGGTCGACGGCGAGACGGTCACCCTGGCTCCCGACGAGGTGATCATCACGGAGACCCCGCGCGAGGGCTGGTCGGTGGCGTCCGACTCGGGTGCGACGGTCGCACTGGACCTGGAGATCACGGAGGAACTGCGGCAGGCCGGCCTGGCCCGTGACGCGATCCGCCTGATCCAGGAGGCCCGTAAGAACAGCGGCCTGGACGTGGCCGACCGCATCGCCCTGCGCTGGACGGCGACGGACCCGGCGGTGATCGCGGCCCTGACCGAGCACGCCGGCCTGATCGCCGACGAGGTCCTCGGTACGGACTTCGCCCAGGGCGAGGCGGACGACACATACGGCGCTCCGTTCACGGACGAGGGCCTGACACTGACGTTCCGCCTGCGCAAGGCGTAA
- a CDS encoding DivIVA domain-containing protein, whose amino-acid sequence MPLTPEDVRNKQFTTVRLREGYDEDEVDAFLDEVEAELTRLLRENEDLRAKLAAATRAAAQNQQNMRKPPEPPQDQQQQQQQGMPPQQGMPQQGMPQQGMRGPGAPVPAGISGPPQQQMGGPMGGPPQLPSGAPQLPAGPGGQGGPQGPGPMGQGPMGQGPMGQGPMGGQPPMQQQMGGPMGGPMGGPMGGPGQGPGGDSAARVLSLAQQTADQAIAEARSEANKIVGEARSRAEGLERDARAKADALERDAQEKHRVAMGSLESARATLERKVEDLRGFEREYRTRLKSYLESQLRQLETQADDSLAPPRAPAAASLPPSPAPSMAPAGASAPSYGGNQSMGGGPSPAPPSYGGQQQMSPAMTQPMAPVRPQGPSSMGQAPSPMRGFLIDEDDN is encoded by the coding sequence ATGCCGTTGACCCCCGAGGACGTGCGGAACAAGCAGTTCACGACCGTCCGCCTCCGAGAAGGCTATGACGAGGACGAGGTCGATGCCTTCCTCGACGAGGTTGAAGCCGAACTGACCCGACTGCTTCGCGAGAACGAGGACCTGCGCGCCAAGTTGGCCGCGGCCACGCGCGCTGCTGCCCAGAACCAGCAGAACATGCGCAAGCCTCCGGAACCGCCGCAGGACCAGCAGCAACAGCAGCAACAGGGCATGCCGCCCCAGCAGGGAATGCCTCAGCAGGGTATGCCTCAGCAGGGAATGCGCGGTCCCGGCGCTCCGGTGCCAGCCGGCATATCTGGCCCGCCGCAGCAGCAGATGGGTGGCCCCATGGGTGGCCCGCCCCAGCTGCCGAGCGGTGCGCCGCAGCTGCCCGCCGGCCCCGGTGGCCAGGGCGGCCCGCAGGGTCCCGGTCCGATGGGCCAGGGGCCCATGGGTCAGGGGCCCATGGGTCAGGGCCCGATGGGTGGCCAGCCCCCCATGCAGCAGCAGATGGGCGGCCCGATGGGTGGCCCCATGGGCGGTCCGATGGGCGGCCCCGGTCAGGGCCCTGGTGGCGACAGCGCCGCCCGTGTCCTTTCGCTCGCCCAGCAGACCGCCGACCAGGCGATCGCCGAGGCGCGTTCCGAGGCCAACAAGATCGTCGGCGAGGCGCGTTCGCGTGCCGAGGGTCTTGAGCGTGACGCCCGTGCCAAGGCCGATGCCCTGGAGCGGGACGCGCAGGAGAAGCACCGCGTCGCGATGGGCTCCCTGGAGTCCGCTCGCGCCACGCTGGAGCGCAAGGTCGAGGACCTGCGTGGCTTCGAGCGCGAGTACCGCACGCGCCTGAAGTCGTACCTGGAGTCGCAGCTGCGTCAGCTGGAGACTCAGGCCGACGACTCGCTGGCCCCGCCGCGTGCTCCGGCTGCCGCGTCGCTGCCGCCGTCCCCGGCGCCGTCGATGGCTCCGGCCGGTGCGAGCGCCCCGTCGTACGGTGGCAACCAGTCGATGGGCGGCGGGCCGTCGCCTGCTCCTCCGTCCTACGGTGGTCAGCAGCAGATGTCCCCGGCGATGACCCAGCCGATGGCGCCGGTACGGCCGCAGGGCCCGTCGTCGATGGGGCAGGCTCCCTCGCCGATGCGTGGCTTCCTGATCGACGAGGACGACAACTGA
- a CDS encoding YggT family protein: MSVVLDVVYIALMCFLIVLIFRLVMDYVFQFARSWQPGKAMVVVLEATYTVTDPPLKLLRRVIPPLRLGGVALDLSFFVLMIIVYILISVVSRL, from the coding sequence ATGAGCGTGGTCCTGGATGTCGTCTACATCGCGCTGATGTGCTTCCTCATCGTGCTCATCTTCCGGTTGGTCATGGACTACGTCTTCCAGTTCGCCCGCTCGTGGCAGCCCGGCAAGGCGATGGTGGTCGTTCTGGAGGCCACTTACACTGTCACTGATCCACCGCTCAAGCTTCTACGGCGGGTCATCCCGCCGTTGCGTCTCGGGGGCGTGGCGCTCGACCTGTCCTTCTTCGTACTGATGATCATCGTCTACATCCTGATCTCCGTCGTGAGCCGGCTGTGA
- a CDS encoding cell division protein SepF — MAGAMRKMAVYLGLVEDDGYDGRGFDPDDDFEPELDPEPERDRRRHEPSHQSHGSHQSHQALQPERDESVRVVQPSVPREPVPRSASLAAESGRPARIAPVASITQERASLEKNAPVIMPKVVSEREPYRITTLHPRTYNEARTIGEHFREGTPVIMNLTEMDDTDAKRLVDFAAGLVFGLHGSIERVTQKVFLLSPANVDVTAEDKARIAEGGFFNQS, encoded by the coding sequence ATGGCCGGCGCGATGCGCAAGATGGCGGTCTACCTCGGCCTCGTGGAGGACGATGGGTACGACGGCCGCGGTTTTGACCCCGATGACGACTTCGAACCCGAACTGGACCCGGAGCCCGAGCGGGACCGTCGACGGCATGAGCCGTCACACCAGTCACACGGCTCGCACCAGTCCCATCAGGCGCTTCAGCCTGAAAGGGATGAATCGGTACGAGTGGTACAGCCTTCGGTGCCGCGTGAGCCGGTGCCCCGATCCGCTTCGCTCGCCGCGGAATCCGGGCGGCCGGCGCGCATCGCGCCCGTGGCATCCATCACACAAGAACGCGCAAGTCTGGAGAAGAACGCACCGGTGATCATGCCCAAGGTCGTGTCGGAACGAGAGCCTTACCGGATCACCACACTTCACCCTCGAACCTACAACGAGGCCCGTACCATCGGGGAACACTTCCGTGAGGGCACCCCGGTGATCATGAATCTGACCGAGATGGACGACACCGACGCCAAGCGACTTGTCGACTTTGCGGCCGGTTTGGTGTTTGGTCTTCACGGCAGCATCGAGCGGGTGACGCAGAAGGTGTTCCTGTTGTCGCCTGCTAACGTCGATGTCACGGCGGAGGACAAGGCCCGCATCGCAGAGGGCGGGTTCTTCAACCAGAGCTGA
- a CDS encoding YggS family pyridoxal phosphate-dependent enzyme, whose protein sequence is MTERKDELAANLAKVEERIAAACAAAGRERAEVTLIVVTKTYPASDVRMLAELGVRHVAENRDQDAAPKAAACADLPLSWHFVGQLQTNKVRSVVGYADLVQSVDRSKLVTALSKEAVRTEREVGCLIQVALDAGENERGERGGVAPGGIEELAGLIAEAPGLRLDGLMAVAPLAGEYAGRQQAAFERLMDLSTDLRRGRPTATMVSAGMSADLEQAVAAGATHVRVGTSVLGVRPRLG, encoded by the coding sequence ATGACGGAACGTAAGGACGAACTCGCCGCGAATCTGGCGAAAGTGGAGGAGCGCATCGCCGCAGCGTGCGCGGCCGCCGGGCGAGAGCGTGCGGAGGTGACCTTGATCGTGGTCACCAAGACGTATCCCGCGAGCGACGTGCGGATGCTGGCGGAACTCGGCGTGCGGCACGTGGCCGAGAACCGTGACCAGGACGCGGCACCCAAGGCCGCCGCCTGTGCGGATCTGCCGCTTTCCTGGCATTTTGTCGGCCAGTTGCAGACCAACAAAGTGCGATCCGTGGTCGGTTACGCGGATCTTGTGCAGTCCGTCGATCGTTCCAAGTTGGTGACGGCCCTGTCCAAGGAGGCCGTACGGACCGAGCGTGAGGTGGGCTGCCTGATCCAGGTCGCCCTCGACGCGGGCGAGAACGAGCGGGGGGAGCGAGGTGGTGTGGCGCCGGGCGGGATCGAGGAGTTGGCCGGCCTCATCGCCGAGGCTCCGGGGCTGCGGCTGGACGGACTGATGGCCGTCGCGCCGCTCGCCGGCGAGTATGCGGGGCGTCAACAGGCGGCGTTCGAGCGGTTGATGGATTTGTCGACTGACCTGCGCCGAGGGCGTCCGACTGCCACCATGGTCTCGGCAGGGATGAGTGCGGACCTCGAGCAGGCCGTGGCGGCCGGAGCGACACATGTACGCGTTGGCACCTCGGTACTCGGAGTCCGCCCCAGGCTCGGGTAA
- the pgeF gene encoding peptidoglycan editing factor PgeF, with amino-acid sequence MIRQRDTVSGAHFAFTDRWGGVSAVPYEELNLGAAVGDDPDAVRTNRELAAKSLGLEPAQVVWMNQVHGSDVLVVDGPGGSASAVDAVVTARRGVALAVLTADCTPVLLADPVAQVAAAVHAGRPGMVAGVVPAAVRAMIEVGAEPSRIVARTGPAVCGRCYEVPEEMRAEVAAVEPTAHARTSWGTPAVDVTAGVHAQLERLGVRDREQSPVCTLESGDHFSYRRDRTTGRLASYVWLD; translated from the coding sequence GTGATAAGACAGCGCGACACCGTGAGCGGCGCGCACTTCGCCTTCACCGACAGGTGGGGCGGGGTGAGCGCCGTTCCGTACGAGGAGCTCAACCTCGGTGCGGCGGTCGGCGACGACCCCGACGCCGTACGGACCAACCGTGAACTGGCAGCCAAGTCCCTCGGCCTCGAACCCGCCCAGGTGGTCTGGATGAACCAGGTGCACGGGTCGGACGTTCTCGTGGTCGACGGACCCGGGGGCTCCGCTTCCGCGGTCGACGCGGTCGTCACCGCCCGGCGCGGAGTGGCCCTCGCCGTGCTCACCGCCGACTGCACACCCGTCCTGCTCGCCGACCCGGTCGCCCAGGTGGCCGCCGCCGTTCACGCGGGGCGGCCCGGGATGGTCGCAGGGGTCGTCCCGGCAGCCGTCCGGGCCATGATCGAAGTCGGTGCCGAACCGTCCCGGATCGTCGCCCGCACCGGACCCGCCGTCTGTGGCCGGTGCTATGAAGTGCCGGAGGAGATGCGCGCCGAGGTCGCCGCCGTCGAACCGACGGCACACGCCCGGACGAGCTGGGGCACTCCGGCGGTCGACGTGACCGCCGGAGTACACGCGCAACTCGAACGGCTCGGGGTGCGCGACCGGGAGCAGTCGCCGGTGTGCACGCTGGAGTCGGGGGACCACTTCTCGTATCGCCGCGACCGGACCACGGGACGGCTCGCGAGCTATGTCTGGCTGGACTGA
- the ftsZ gene encoding cell division protein FtsZ: MAAPQNYLAVIKVIGVGGGGVNAINRMIEVGLKGVEFIAINTDAQALLMSDADVKLDVGRELTRGLGAGANPAVGRKAAEDHREEIEEVLKGADMVFVTAGEGGGTGTGGAPVVANIARTLGALTIGVVTRPFTFEGRRRANQAEDGIAELREEVDTLIVIPNDRLLSISDRQVSVLDAFKSADQVLLSGVQGITDLITTPGLINLDFADVKSVMSEAGSALMGIGSARGDDRAVAAAEMAISSPLLEASIDGARGVLLSISGGSDLGLFEINEAAQLVSEAAHPEANIIFGAVIDDALGDEVRVTVIAAGFDGGQPPARRENVLGSTSSSSSSSARREEPTPVRQPESRPTFGSLGSVTPKEESESAPEPVADIQVSPPVPPSRSYTDSAAEELDVPDFLK, encoded by the coding sequence GTGGCAGCACCGCAGAACTACCTCGCAGTCATCAAGGTCATCGGTGTCGGCGGCGGTGGTGTCAATGCCATCAACCGGATGATCGAAGTCGGTCTCAAGGGTGTCGAGTTCATCGCCATCAACACCGACGCACAGGCGCTGTTGATGAGCGACGCCGACGTCAAGCTCGACGTCGGCCGTGAACTCACCCGCGGACTCGGCGCCGGAGCCAACCCGGCCGTCGGCCGCAAGGCCGCCGAGGACCACCGCGAGGAGATCGAGGAGGTCCTCAAGGGGGCCGACATGGTCTTCGTGACGGCCGGTGAAGGCGGTGGCACAGGCACCGGCGGCGCGCCCGTCGTGGCCAACATCGCCCGCACGCTCGGCGCCCTCACCATCGGCGTGGTCACGCGCCCGTTCACCTTCGAGGGACGGCGTCGCGCGAACCAGGCCGAGGACGGCATCGCCGAACTCCGCGAAGAGGTCGACACCCTCATCGTCATCCCGAACGACCGGCTGCTGTCCATCTCGGACCGCCAGGTCTCCGTCCTCGACGCGTTCAAGTCGGCGGACCAGGTCCTGCTCTCCGGTGTTCAGGGCATCACTGACCTCATCACCACCCCCGGTCTGATCAACCTCGACTTCGCCGACGTGAAGTCGGTCATGTCCGAGGCGGGTTCGGCCCTCATGGGTATCGGCTCGGCCCGCGGCGACGACCGCGCCGTAGCGGCGGCCGAGATGGCGATCTCCTCGCCGCTGCTCGAGGCCTCCATCGACGGCGCCCGGGGCGTGCTTCTCTCCATCTCCGGCGGATCCGACCTCGGTCTCTTCGAGATCAACGAGGCAGCCCAGCTGGTCAGCGAGGCCGCTCACCCCGAGGCCAACATCATCTTCGGTGCGGTCATCGACGACGCCCTCGGCGACGAGGTGCGGGTCACCGTGATCGCGGCCGGCTTCGATGGCGGCCAGCCGCCGGCCCGCCGGGAGAACGTCCTCGGTTCGACATCCTCGTCCTCGTCGTCCTCGGCCCGCCGCGAGGAGCCCACCCCGGTACGGCAGCCCGAGAGCCGTCCGACCTTCGGCTCGCTCGGCAGTGTCACGCCGAAGGAGGAGTCGGAGTCCGCTCCGGAGCCCGTGGCCGACATCCAGGTCTCCCCGCCGGTTCCGCCGTCGCGGTCCTACACGGACAGCGCGGCCGAGGAACTGGACGTGCCGGACTTCCTCAAGTGA
- a CDS encoding FtsQ-type POTRA domain-containing protein, giving the protein MAGSTTAERGERQQKSSGPPPTRRFTPPPLRVIIILAVALVLLGAGTVWLLYGSQWLRAEEVSVSGTRVLTPAQVRKAADVPVGAPLISVDTEAIETRLRRRLPRIDSVEVVRSWPHEIGLDVTERTPVLLVQKGRNFTEVDDEGVRFATVSRAPNGVPVLELALSQPGSRTASLRRFGEDRLVREAVQVAGALPASVARDTRTVKVLSYDDISLDLGGGRTVAWGSGEKGAAKARTLTALMKATPGARHFDVSVPTAPASSGS; this is encoded by the coding sequence GTGGCCGGATCGACGACCGCCGAGCGCGGAGAACGCCAGCAGAAGTCGTCCGGCCCGCCGCCCACCCGGAGGTTCACGCCACCCCCCCTTCGTGTGATCATCATTCTCGCCGTCGCGCTGGTCCTCCTCGGCGCGGGCACTGTCTGGCTGTTGTACGGCTCGCAGTGGCTGCGGGCGGAAGAGGTGTCCGTCTCCGGGACCCGGGTCCTGACGCCCGCGCAGGTGCGTAAGGCGGCCGACGTGCCGGTCGGGGCGCCGCTGATTTCCGTCGACACTGAGGCGATTGAGACACGACTGCGCCGAAGATTGCCCCGAATTGACTCGGTTGAGGTAGTGCGTTCCTGGCCCCATGAAATCGGACTGGACGTGACTGAGCGTACTCCGGTTCTCCTTGTCCAAAAGGGTCGAAACTTCACCGAAGTGGACGATGAAGGTGTCCGATTCGCTACGGTTTCGCGGGCGCCGAATGGCGTCCCCGTACTGGAATTGGCGCTCTCGCAGCCGGGTTCGCGTACCGCGAGCCTGCGCCGCTTCGGCGAGGACCGGCTGGTGCGCGAGGCGGTCCAGGTCGCCGGCGCCCTTCCGGCCTCCGTCGCCCGTGACACCCGAACCGTCAAGGTGCTTTCGTACGACGACATCTCGCTGGACCTGGGCGGCGGTCGCACCGTCGCGTGGGGTAGCGGCGAGAAGGGTGCCGCCAAGGCCCGTACGCTCACAGCTCTCATGAAAGCCACCCCCGGCGCGCGGCACTTCGATGTCAGCGTCCCCACCGCGCCTGCGTCATCAGGGAGTTGA
- the murG gene encoding undecaprenyldiphospho-muramoylpentapeptide beta-N-acetylglucosaminyltransferase, whose protein sequence is MHVVLAGGGTAGHIEPALALADALRRQDPTVGITALGTERGLETRLVPERGYDLALIPAVPLPRRPTPELITVPGRLRGTIKAAEQILERTRADAVVGFGGYVALPGYLAAKRLGVPIIIHEANARPGLANKIGSRYAAKVAVSTPDSKLRDARYIGIPLRRAIATLDRAAVRPEARAAFGLDPNLPTLLVSGGSQGARRLNEVVQQVAPWLQQAGIQVLHAVGPKNELPHVQQMPGMPPYIPVPYVDRMDLAYAAADMMLCRAGAMTVAELSAVGLPAAYVPLPIGNGEQRLNAQPVVKAGGGLLVDDAELTPQWVQQNVLPVLADPHRLYQMSRAAAEFGRRDADDLLVGMVYEAIAASRAHR, encoded by the coding sequence GTGCATGTCGTACTCGCCGGTGGGGGGACCGCCGGCCACATCGAGCCCGCGCTCGCCCTCGCGGACGCCCTGCGCAGGCAGGACCCGACCGTGGGGATCACGGCCCTGGGCACGGAGCGCGGCCTGGAGACCCGGCTCGTACCGGAGCGGGGCTACGACCTCGCGCTGATCCCCGCGGTACCGCTGCCACGCAGGCCCACCCCTGAGCTGATCACCGTCCCGGGCCGGCTGCGCGGCACGATCAAGGCCGCCGAGCAGATCCTGGAGCGCACCAGGGCGGACGCCGTCGTCGGCTTCGGCGGCTACGTGGCGCTGCCCGGCTATCTCGCCGCGAAGCGTCTGGGCGTGCCGATCATCATCCACGAGGCGAACGCCCGGCCCGGCCTCGCCAACAAGATCGGCTCCCGGTACGCCGCCAAGGTCGCCGTCTCCACCCCGGACAGCAAGCTGCGGGACGCCCGTTACATCGGCATCCCGCTGCGCCGGGCCATCGCCACCCTCGACCGAGCGGCCGTACGCCCCGAGGCCCGGGCCGCCTTCGGGCTCGACCCGAACCTGCCGACGCTGCTGGTCTCGGGTGGTTCGCAGGGCGCCCGTCGGCTCAACGAGGTGGTCCAGCAGGTCGCGCCCTGGCTCCAGCAGGCCGGGATCCAGGTCCTGCACGCGGTCGGCCCGAAGAACGAACTGCCGCACGTGCAGCAGATGCCGGGGATGCCCCCGTACATCCCGGTACCGTACGTGGACCGGATGGACCTCGCGTACGCCGCGGCCGACATGATGCTGTGCCGCGCGGGCGCGATGACCGTCGCCGAGCTCTCCGCCGTCGGACTCCCGGCCGCCTATGTCCCGCTGCCCATCGGCAACGGCGAACAGCGGCTGAACGCCCAGCCGGTGGTCAAGGCCGGCGGCGGACTGCTGGTCGACGACGCGGAACTGACCCCCCAGTGGGTCCAGCAGAATGTCCTGCCCGTGCTTGCCGACCCGCACCGGCTGTACCAGATGTCCCGCGCCGCCGCCGAGTTCGGCCGCCGGGACGCCGACGACCTGCTCGTCGGCATGGTGTACGAGGCGATCGCCGCGAGTCGTGCACACCGCTAG